A part of Terriglobus roseus genomic DNA contains:
- a CDS encoding FAD-dependent oxidoreductase, whose amino-acid sequence MHELKDTIGATGASTTTGPRTLRQQNLDVDLVVVGGGLSGVCAAITAARQGVRTALVQDRPVLGGNASSEVRLWVLGATSHMGNNNRWAREGGVIDEFLVENMWRNPEGNAVVFDSILLEWTLRESNITLLLNTAVDSAETEAGEGRITSVSAFCSQNQNRYNITAPLFCDASGDGILGFLAGAAFRVGAESRAEFGELLAPETEDHSLLGHSLYFYTRDTGRPVKYVPPAFALKDITAIPRFRELRVTDSGCRLWWLEYGGARDTVYETEEIKYELWKVAYGVWNYIKNSGEFPEAETLTLEWMGTIPGKRESRRFEGDYMLTQQDVIEQRHHDDAVSFGGWAVDLHPPDGVYSPQPGCTQWHSKGVYTIPYRTMYSRNVPNLFLTGRILSASHIAFGSTRVMATCAHNAQAVGMAAVFCKNEKLLPRDLTPPAHIARLQQALLAHGQHIPGVRLHDVQDKAWSADITASSTLRLAELEASGEWETLSQPLALLMPLAAGTVPRFTLLVRAKVATELRCELWTGSREGNTTPDVKLDTVTVALKEGEQDALIAFSTSMSSEAHAFVMLHTNEDVSVALSTEQVTGILTLAQKMNKAVAKSLVQSPPEGSGVDTFAFWLPTRRPQARNLAMRFEPALDLFHAENVRNGIARPWSGVNAWLPAKNDARPTLKLTWDESQTIREIVVSFDTDFDHPMESVLMGHPERVMPACVTAFEVRAGDKVLTHVEENHQTRYTFHLAEPITTGELTVSILGHGDAIPAIFEVRCY is encoded by the coding sequence ATGCATGAACTGAAAGACACAATCGGCGCCACTGGAGCCAGCACGACGACTGGACCAAGGACATTGCGCCAGCAGAACTTGGACGTTGATTTGGTAGTGGTTGGCGGGGGACTTTCTGGCGTTTGCGCTGCGATTACCGCTGCGCGTCAGGGCGTACGAACCGCACTGGTGCAAGACCGCCCCGTGCTTGGAGGAAATGCGTCCAGCGAAGTGCGGCTGTGGGTATTGGGTGCGACCTCCCACATGGGCAACAACAATCGCTGGGCCCGCGAAGGCGGCGTGATTGATGAGTTTCTCGTGGAGAACATGTGGCGCAACCCGGAAGGGAATGCCGTGGTTTTTGATTCCATTCTGCTGGAATGGACATTGCGTGAATCCAACATCACACTGCTGCTCAACACCGCAGTGGATTCCGCCGAGACAGAAGCCGGAGAAGGTCGCATTACAAGTGTGAGTGCATTCTGCAGTCAAAACCAGAATCGCTACAACATCACAGCGCCGCTCTTTTGCGACGCATCTGGTGACGGCATCCTTGGATTTCTTGCCGGTGCGGCCTTCCGTGTGGGTGCGGAATCGCGCGCGGAGTTCGGGGAGTTGCTGGCTCCCGAAACAGAGGATCACTCGCTGTTAGGGCATTCGCTCTACTTTTACACCCGCGATACTGGGAGGCCCGTGAAGTATGTGCCCCCTGCATTCGCATTGAAGGACATCACTGCGATACCGCGTTTTCGTGAACTGCGCGTGACGGACTCCGGATGCCGTCTGTGGTGGCTGGAGTATGGCGGCGCTCGCGACACGGTGTATGAAACGGAAGAGATCAAGTACGAGCTATGGAAGGTTGCTTACGGTGTCTGGAATTACATCAAGAACTCAGGTGAATTCCCAGAAGCAGAGACACTGACGCTTGAATGGATGGGGACCATCCCTGGCAAGCGCGAAAGCCGCCGCTTTGAGGGCGACTACATGCTGACGCAGCAGGATGTGATTGAACAACGTCATCACGACGATGCAGTCAGCTTCGGCGGGTGGGCTGTGGATCTGCATCCACCGGATGGTGTCTACAGCCCTCAGCCTGGTTGCACGCAGTGGCACAGCAAAGGTGTCTACACCATCCCGTATCGCACCATGTACAGCCGCAATGTGCCGAACCTATTTCTTACAGGGCGCATTCTCTCGGCATCGCACATCGCTTTTGGTTCCACGCGAGTGATGGCAACATGCGCGCATAATGCGCAGGCAGTCGGCATGGCAGCAGTGTTCTGCAAGAACGAGAAGCTCCTGCCGCGCGACCTAACACCGCCAGCGCACATAGCTCGTCTGCAACAGGCTCTCCTTGCACACGGACAACATATTCCCGGCGTTCGTTTGCACGACGTACAGGACAAGGCGTGGAGCGCAGACATTACGGCCAGCTCCACCCTGAGACTTGCGGAATTGGAAGCCTCTGGGGAGTGGGAGACGCTGTCGCAACCCTTGGCTCTTTTGATGCCGTTGGCTGCAGGTACTGTACCGCGTTTTACGTTGCTTGTGCGCGCCAAGGTGGCTACAGAACTCCGGTGTGAGTTGTGGACCGGAAGCCGTGAAGGCAATACCACTCCCGACGTGAAACTGGACACAGTGACTGTTGCACTCAAGGAAGGTGAACAGGACGCACTGATCGCGTTTTCTACTAGCATGTCCAGCGAGGCTCATGCCTTTGTCATGCTGCACACCAACGAAGATGTGTCTGTTGCCTTGAGCACCGAGCAGGTGACAGGCATTCTCACTCTCGCCCAGAAGATGAATAAAGCAGTTGCGAAGAGCTTGGTTCAGTCGCCGCCCGAAGGTTCAGGCGTAGACACCTTTGCATTCTGGCTCCCTACGCGGAGGCCACAAGCACGCAACCTGGCCATGCGATTTGAGCCAGCACTTGATCTATTCCATGCAGAGAACGTGCGCAATGGAATTGCGCGCCCATGGAGCGGTGTGAATGCATGGCTGCCAGCGAAGAACGATGCACGACCTACATTGAAATTAACCTGGGATGAATCCCAAACCATTCGTGAAATCGTGGTTAGTTTCGACACGGACTTTGATCACCCAATGGAGTCTGTATTAATGGGGCATCCGGAGCGTGTGATGCCAGCGTGTGTCACCGCATTTGAGGTTCGTGCGGGAGACAAAGTCTTGACTCATGTGGAAGAGAACCATCAGACGCGCTACACATTCCATCTTGCAGAGCCAATCACGACTGGAGAGCTCACCGTAAGTATTTTGGGGCATGGTGATGCAATCCCGGCGATCTTTGAAGTACGTTGCTACTGA
- a CDS encoding TIM-barrel domain-containing protein, with protein MLPFRPSTAIMAVAVLLPFSAIAQSNIQLSSSGIAFHAERAGTRFSIDSNGSRTVTASPTAGILINGSPLTLTDTCTASPCTLHGKTAVGEEATVSVRIEPHHVALTVHPAHEGAEVRFVTAGASPAYGLADHAVEQKQFSTLENKQFNTDVTGFKDDIFLSGQGLTRLVSNFIIYPKQGFAELLIDPYRKIVHTSSNEIVQGVEHAHGDVRMHYFFGDPHAIYAAYLAARNAAGYRVMTPKYAAFGVGWEAFGALGWDTNQKTDTESIDHYLKDGFPLRWIVVGSGFWPAQPESMHETTSFGYWDKDKYPDPRGMFQHFKDEGLVSMLGLRITFITTGPYSDEGAKHGYFLKDASGKAESFTGGWPKMPYYLLDSHNPAALNWYMGLVKKWQDYGVSGWKEDFYGYGKYPLRDDKVDPTNDRLMAQNQLIIERNGYLSSNGDLHRINDFNYNQDQDRGPVNALALAYAGFPLVYPDIVGGTFGESHFNTQRTPQMETYMMRNAMWASLHSSMGMGEPPWSFRPEVANVMRKAAQLHDRISPYLFQYGRRFATDGYPWTMTPLPIAYPTDSAVYGHENATDHRYEWLIGEALLAAPLYGNDYATATTRDIYLPAGEWMDFETGTIYQGNQVLRSFSLPVEKIPLFVGGTGITLEKQDNDVFACIYPIALKGSITLSLPDDPRPIRMTVAASLKGARKVVVKDHAGKEIAASKAGFAYRFRPVAGESYTVTSH; from the coding sequence TTGCTTCCTTTTCGTCCCTCGACGGCGATTATGGCTGTCGCCGTTCTACTTCCTTTCAGCGCCATCGCTCAGAGCAATATCCAGCTCTCTTCCTCCGGAATTGCCTTTCATGCGGAGCGTGCGGGTACGCGATTTTCGATTGACAGCAATGGCAGCAGAACGGTGACCGCTTCACCTACTGCGGGTATTTTGATCAACGGCAGTCCGTTGACATTGACGGATACCTGTACAGCCTCTCCATGCACTCTGCATGGCAAAACGGCTGTAGGAGAAGAGGCGACTGTCTCCGTTCGTATTGAGCCACACCACGTCGCGCTAACCGTGCATCCGGCTCATGAGGGAGCAGAGGTACGATTCGTCACCGCTGGCGCATCGCCTGCCTATGGATTGGCTGATCACGCAGTGGAGCAAAAGCAATTCTCAACGCTTGAGAACAAACAATTCAACACGGACGTGACGGGCTTTAAGGACGATATCTTCCTGTCTGGACAAGGCCTTACCCGGCTCGTGAGCAACTTCATCATCTATCCAAAGCAAGGATTTGCGGAACTCCTGATCGACCCGTATCGCAAGATTGTCCACACCAGCAGCAATGAGATTGTGCAGGGCGTGGAACACGCGCATGGCGACGTGCGCATGCACTATTTCTTCGGTGATCCGCATGCAATTTACGCTGCATATCTGGCTGCTCGGAACGCTGCTGGATATCGGGTCATGACGCCGAAGTATGCGGCATTCGGTGTGGGCTGGGAAGCGTTTGGCGCACTTGGTTGGGACACCAACCAGAAGACGGATACAGAGAGCATTGACCATTATCTGAAGGATGGCTTCCCTCTTCGTTGGATTGTGGTGGGTTCCGGCTTCTGGCCGGCACAACCCGAATCCATGCATGAGACCACGTCCTTCGGTTATTGGGATAAAGATAAGTATCCCGATCCGCGTGGGATGTTCCAGCATTTCAAAGACGAGGGCCTTGTATCCATGCTTGGCCTTCGCATCACCTTCATCACAACAGGTCCTTACTCCGATGAAGGCGCGAAGCATGGCTATTTCCTGAAAGATGCAAGCGGCAAGGCTGAATCCTTTACGGGTGGTTGGCCCAAGATGCCGTATTACCTTCTGGACTCACACAATCCTGCTGCACTGAATTGGTACATGGGATTGGTCAAGAAATGGCAGGACTACGGCGTGAGCGGGTGGAAGGAGGACTTCTATGGCTATGGGAAGTATCCTCTGCGCGATGACAAAGTGGATCCCACCAACGACCGACTGATGGCGCAGAATCAACTCATCATTGAACGCAATGGTTATCTTTCCTCGAATGGGGATCTGCACCGCATCAACGACTTCAACTACAACCAGGACCAGGATCGCGGTCCGGTAAATGCACTCGCGCTCGCCTATGCAGGATTTCCGCTGGTGTATCCGGATATCGTTGGTGGGACCTTCGGCGAGAGCCACTTCAACACGCAGCGCACACCACAGATGGAAACCTACATGATGCGCAATGCTATGTGGGCCTCTCTGCATAGCAGCATGGGCATGGGCGAACCGCCGTGGAGCTTCCGTCCTGAGGTTGCGAATGTGATGCGCAAAGCAGCGCAGCTACATGACCGCATCTCGCCTTACCTGTTTCAGTATGGGCGCCGCTTTGCGACGGATGGCTATCCGTGGACGATGACACCACTGCCCATTGCCTACCCAACTGACAGCGCCGTCTACGGACATGAGAATGCGACAGATCATCGCTATGAGTGGTTGATCGGCGAAGCATTGCTAGCGGCACCGTTGTACGGAAACGACTACGCGACAGCGACGACACGGGACATCTATCTTCCTGCGGGCGAATGGATGGACTTTGAGACGGGAACCATCTATCAGGGCAACCAGGTACTGCGCTCCTTTTCGCTGCCGGTGGAGAAGATTCCTCTCTTTGTTGGAGGCACTGGCATCACACTGGAGAAGCAAGACAACGACGTCTTCGCGTGCATCTACCCGATTGCTCTCAAAGGTTCGATTACGCTGTCATTACCCGATGATCCGCGTCCGATCCGCATGACGGTCGCCGCCTCCTTGAAGGGAGCGCGCAAGGTTGTGGTGAAGGATCATGCGGGGAAAGAGATTGCAGCTAGCAAGGCGGGATTTGCTTACCGTTTCCGCCCGGTAGCTGGTGAGTCCTATACCGTCACCTCTCATTGA
- a CDS encoding HAD family hydrolase — MLIRVSTLVLACSLVLSGCQNSPDVKTASVDPLPSWNDGPAKKAIVDFVGQVTAKGPNFVPVEDRIATFDNDGTLWVEQPIYTEVIFTEARVQQMAADHPDWKKKQPFAAVLNHDAKALAVSGEKGTAELLAVTHTGMSDEQFDGIVTSWMATAKHPRFQRPFTECIYQPMVELLRYLQANGFTNYIVSGGEQEFMRPWTDKTYGIPRERVIGTQMKTAFVNNGGGAALMRLPQLDSMNDGPGKPVNIGRFIGRRPIAAFGNSDGDEQMLEYTTAGSGLRFGALVHHTDAVREYAYDRESKVGTLDKALDEAGEKHWTVIDMRSDWKSIFSGQ; from the coding sequence ATGTTGATACGAGTTTCGACTCTCGTTCTGGCGTGCAGCTTGGTTCTATCAGGATGTCAGAATTCGCCAGACGTAAAGACTGCAAGTGTTGATCCTCTGCCGTCATGGAACGACGGGCCAGCAAAAAAGGCCATCGTCGATTTCGTGGGACAGGTAACAGCCAAGGGGCCTAACTTCGTCCCGGTGGAGGATAGAATTGCCACCTTCGACAATGATGGAACGCTTTGGGTTGAGCAACCGATCTATACCGAGGTGATCTTCACCGAGGCTCGCGTTCAGCAGATGGCCGCAGACCATCCGGATTGGAAAAAGAAGCAGCCGTTTGCCGCCGTGTTGAATCATGACGCAAAGGCGCTCGCTGTCAGCGGAGAAAAGGGAACCGCCGAACTGCTTGCCGTTACTCACACTGGTATGAGCGACGAGCAGTTTGATGGGATTGTGACGAGTTGGATGGCGACGGCGAAACATCCTCGCTTCCAACGTCCGTTTACAGAATGCATCTATCAACCCATGGTGGAGCTACTGCGTTATCTGCAGGCGAATGGCTTTACAAACTACATCGTCTCTGGTGGTGAGCAGGAATTTATGCGCCCGTGGACAGACAAGACCTACGGAATTCCCCGCGAACGTGTCATTGGAACGCAGATGAAGACGGCGTTCGTGAACAACGGAGGCGGCGCCGCTCTTATGCGCTTACCGCAGCTTGACTCAATGAACGACGGTCCTGGAAAGCCAGTCAACATCGGTCGATTTATCGGCAGGCGCCCCATTGCTGCTTTCGGAAATTCTGATGGGGACGAACAAATGTTGGAATACACCACTGCTGGCAGTGGCCTGCGGTTTGGCGCGTTAGTTCACCATACCGATGCGGTGCGGGAATACGCCTATGACCGAGAGTCGAAGGTGGGAACTCTCGATAAAGCATTGGATGAGGCCGGTGAAAAGCATTGGACGGTCATCGATATGAGATCAGATTGGAAGTCGATATTCTCCGGACAATAG
- a CDS encoding formylglycine-generating enzyme family protein, with protein sequence MKTSKKSASKKQFSRTPVPYILVGVLLIAAVAVAIVIRKPVHAAIALPAVSDDKHDASPIENAKADNQEPDAMKHDGPMSQSESSFQPTVLNTAKPSSVIPEGMSWIPGGEFSMGAQAPPGTNDVGMRATYDSRPIHRVYVDGFYMDKTDVTNAEFSRFVKATGYVTVAERKPRAEDYPGAPPENLVAGSVVFTPPDHPVALDNYFQWWRYVPGADWKHPQGPASSIDGKGDYPVVQIAYEDAQAYAKWAGKRLPTEAEWEFAARGGLTGKPYVWGDEFRPHQHWMANTHEGHFPDTNTGEDGYVGTSPVKHFAPNNYGLYDMAGNVWQWTSDWYRPDYYKQLSAQGEVTRNPQGPESSWDPSEPGHEKKVHRGGSYLCTDQYCSRYMLGTRGKGDADTGTNHLGFRCVKDVRPNSSMVAAKDSEKQTSPKS encoded by the coding sequence ATGAAGACTTCAAAAAAGTCGGCGTCTAAAAAACAATTCAGCAGGACGCCGGTACCGTACATTCTTGTCGGAGTGTTGTTGATTGCTGCTGTCGCAGTTGCGATTGTGATTCGAAAGCCAGTTCACGCAGCTATAGCCTTACCTGCTGTTTCCGATGACAAGCACGATGCTAGCCCCATCGAAAACGCGAAGGCCGACAACCAAGAGCCCGATGCGATGAAGCACGATGGCCCGATGAGTCAGAGCGAATCATCCTTTCAGCCGACGGTGTTGAATACAGCAAAGCCATCTAGTGTAATCCCGGAAGGCATGTCGTGGATTCCCGGTGGCGAGTTCTCGATGGGAGCACAGGCACCGCCTGGAACCAACGACGTCGGCATGAGGGCAACGTATGATTCCCGTCCCATTCATAGGGTTTACGTTGATGGCTTCTACATGGATAAGACGGATGTGACCAACGCGGAATTCTCCAGATTCGTTAAGGCAACGGGTTACGTTACAGTCGCCGAACGAAAGCCGCGCGCAGAGGATTATCCTGGCGCACCGCCGGAAAATCTCGTTGCGGGTTCTGTTGTATTTACACCACCTGATCACCCAGTTGCACTTGATAACTATTTCCAGTGGTGGCGTTATGTGCCGGGTGCAGATTGGAAGCATCCACAGGGACCAGCCTCAAGCATTGATGGCAAAGGCGACTATCCCGTGGTCCAGATTGCCTACGAGGATGCGCAGGCCTACGCAAAGTGGGCAGGAAAGCGTTTGCCAACAGAAGCAGAGTGGGAGTTTGCAGCACGCGGTGGACTTACAGGGAAACCCTATGTGTGGGGTGATGAGTTTCGTCCTCATCAGCACTGGATGGCGAACACCCACGAAGGACACTTTCCCGATACGAATACTGGTGAAGACGGTTATGTTGGAACCTCTCCAGTGAAACACTTCGCCCCGAACAACTATGGGTTGTACGACATGGCGGGCAATGTCTGGCAGTGGACGTCGGATTGGTATCGCCCCGACTACTACAAGCAGCTAAGCGCGCAGGGTGAGGTAACCCGCAATCCGCAAGGGCCTGAATCATCATGGGATCCCTCTGAACCCGGACACGAGAAGAAGGTCCATCGCGGCGGATCGTACCTATGCACAGACCAATACTGTTCGCGCTACATGCTGGGCACTCGTGGCAAAGGCGATGCGGATACCGGAACAAATCATCTTGGATTTCGCTGCGTGAAGGACGTGAGACCGAACTCGTCCATGGTGGCCGCGAAAGACTCCGAAAAACAAACGTCCCCCAAATCTTAA
- a CDS encoding fused MFS/spermidine synthase, whose protein sequence is MPAATMIAKQEETTNSISALHSRRARLIVALTFSGVSALIFQILWARELSLVVGVEVYAITLAISAFFAGIAGGSALFGRIVDRVVSPARLYAILETGIAVTAVAVTLLLPSMSVMYAKLQDHVGLLALVFPFIVVSIPALLMGGTLPVAVRALKPQSHRVAVDGGFLYTANTAGGIVGVLIASFVLIPWIGIRGTALVAALLNLIACAVMWQQRTQIEHEDEKTSVAEKRHVPSGIASHLPLALYALAGAVALGYEVVWSQAIGQFVSTRAFAFSIVLAVYLSGLALGAWFGSRLVKRGMDSWGMFGLLISGAGLISMLEFSMMGRWTVSTQMWIGEVVLKGTGSDALRMYTSFATAGIGLVFLPTLLLGAAFPVALRLVAGRFGEGRSVGNALSANTAAGIVGTMITGFVMIPTLGIVRTLALLTIGAGAIGVAATVFATHRWMKLFVVVTALSTMFAAAMTPADRLANLLLVTRGGGALIFYEEGRGATVAVAQQRSKDNVFRRLFVQGVSNSGDAMPSMRYMRLQTMIPLLIHSGEPKSIMVVGFGTGITAGETLRYPGLTTRVCAELLPSIVRAGKMFPENYNASDDNRLSIRVRDGRQELIRSDQSYDVITLEPPPPSAQGVANLYSFEFYELAKTRLNQNGILAQWLPIATQNEQQTRELVRSFLNAFPYATLWTTELHEMLLVGSPQPIRIDVRTLQERFAPESVVASMKGVGIDSPAAVLATWITDRAGLEHFASDARPVTDDHPRIEYGPWVRQDEITRVLPDLLDLKTEVPASGVDGELTAEIHRKQAALFDFYAAGLAAYAGDRNRWEQAIRSVVTTDPENAYYQWIIGRE, encoded by the coding sequence ATGCCGGCTGCAACGATGATTGCTAAACAAGAAGAAACAACGAACTCGATTTCAGCACTCCATTCGAGGCGCGCCAGGCTCATCGTCGCACTCACGTTCTCTGGCGTCTCTGCACTCATCTTTCAAATTCTGTGGGCACGGGAACTTTCTTTGGTGGTTGGCGTCGAAGTCTATGCGATCACACTTGCGATTTCGGCGTTCTTCGCAGGCATCGCAGGTGGAAGCGCGCTCTTTGGACGCATTGTCGATCGTGTTGTTTCTCCTGCTCGCCTTTATGCAATCCTCGAAACTGGCATAGCTGTAACTGCAGTAGCCGTCACTCTTCTATTGCCGTCAATGTCCGTGATGTATGCGAAGCTGCAGGACCATGTGGGACTACTGGCACTTGTTTTTCCCTTTATCGTTGTGAGTATTCCGGCATTGCTCATGGGAGGAACACTCCCTGTCGCTGTACGTGCATTGAAACCGCAGTCTCATCGTGTCGCTGTGGATGGTGGTTTCCTCTATACCGCCAACACCGCAGGCGGTATCGTCGGCGTTCTGATCGCAAGTTTCGTTCTTATTCCTTGGATCGGCATTCGGGGAACTGCACTCGTCGCGGCGCTTCTCAATCTCATTGCGTGTGCAGTGATGTGGCAACAACGAACGCAAATTGAGCATGAGGACGAGAAAACATCTGTGGCGGAAAAACGCCATGTTCCCTCTGGCATCGCATCGCACCTTCCGCTCGCCTTGTACGCACTCGCAGGCGCGGTCGCACTCGGGTATGAAGTTGTCTGGTCACAGGCCATTGGACAATTCGTCAGTACGCGTGCATTTGCCTTTTCCATTGTGCTCGCGGTGTATCTTTCAGGCCTTGCACTTGGTGCATGGTTCGGCTCTCGTTTGGTGAAGCGTGGGATGGATTCATGGGGAATGTTCGGTCTGCTCATAAGTGGCGCAGGCCTGATCTCCATGTTGGAGTTTTCCATGATGGGCCGGTGGACAGTATCTACACAGATGTGGATTGGTGAGGTTGTCCTGAAAGGCACGGGAAGCGATGCCTTACGCATGTACACAAGCTTCGCCACTGCAGGCATCGGACTGGTGTTTCTTCCCACTCTATTGTTGGGAGCAGCGTTTCCCGTCGCATTACGACTAGTCGCCGGAAGGTTCGGTGAGGGCCGGTCCGTGGGCAATGCGTTGAGCGCAAACACCGCGGCGGGAATCGTAGGAACCATGATCACGGGCTTCGTGATGATTCCGACACTGGGCATTGTGAGAACCCTTGCTCTCCTTACGATCGGTGCTGGAGCAATTGGTGTTGCCGCAACAGTTTTTGCAACGCATCGTTGGATGAAGTTGTTTGTCGTCGTTACCGCTCTATCGACAATGTTCGCAGCCGCCATGACGCCCGCCGACCGCCTCGCGAATTTGCTCCTCGTTACGAGAGGCGGCGGTGCCCTGATCTTCTATGAAGAGGGACGCGGCGCTACGGTTGCAGTTGCCCAACAGCGCTCAAAAGACAATGTATTCCGACGTCTGTTTGTGCAGGGCGTATCGAACTCCGGCGATGCTATGCCATCTATGCGCTACATGCGTTTGCAGACCATGATTCCACTGTTAATCCACAGTGGCGAACCGAAGTCGATCATGGTCGTAGGATTTGGCACGGGCATTACGGCAGGAGAAACACTGCGCTACCCCGGCCTGACGACGCGCGTGTGTGCCGAGCTTTTACCATCCATAGTGCGTGCTGGAAAGATGTTCCCAGAGAACTACAACGCGTCGGACGATAACAGACTGAGTATCCGCGTGCGCGACGGCCGTCAGGAATTGATCCGTAGCGATCAGTCTTACGACGTGATCACGCTAGAGCCGCCGCCACCCTCTGCACAGGGAGTGGCTAATCTCTACTCATTTGAGTTTTATGAGTTAGCAAAGACCCGGCTCAATCAGAATGGAATCCTTGCACAGTGGCTTCCCATCGCCACACAGAACGAGCAACAGACGCGTGAACTGGTGCGCAGCTTTCTGAATGCATTCCCTTATGCAACACTCTGGACGACAGAACTGCATGAGATGTTGCTCGTAGGTTCGCCGCAGCCAATTCGCATAGACGTCCGCACATTGCAGGAACGTTTCGCACCAGAAAGCGTTGTAGCCAGCATGAAGGGCGTCGGCATCGATTCTCCTGCTGCCGTACTTGCCACATGGATTACAGATCGAGCTGGCCTGGAACATTTTGCAAGCGATGCACGCCCGGTGACGGATGATCACCCACGCATCGAATACGGGCCCTGGGTGCGTCAGGACGAGATCACGCGCGTGTTACCTGATTTGCTTGACCTGAAAACAGAAGTTCCTGCAAGCGGTGTGGATGGTGAACTAACCGCCGAGATTCATCGAAAGCAGGCGGCGCTCTTCGACTTTTACGCCGCGGGGCTCGCTGCCTATGCTGGGGATCGTAATCGATGGGAGCAGGCGATTCGAAGCGTCGTGACGACTGACCCTGAAAACGCCTACTATCAGTGGATCATCGGAAGGGAATAA
- a CDS encoding arylsulfatase: protein MLSKTKMLRWTCGMLGMVALVGGWARDASAEASKPNILVIFGDDVGQANVSRYTHGVMGYKTPNIDSIGEQGMTFTDYYAENSCTAGRSSFITGQSPVRTGLSKVGVPGAPVGIQKRDITIAEALKPLGYATGQFGKNHLGDRDEYLPTNHGFDEFFGNLYHLNAEQEPEMPYWPTDDPTFLKVYNPRGVLHSYADGKVEDTGPLNIKRMETIDDETTGSAMDFMDKQVKAGKPFFTWMNFTRMHIFTHVRPEYIGKAGLGKGYEYADGMWEMDQNVGKLLKKVDDLGIKDNTIVLFTTDNGPNMFTWPDAAMTPFRNEKDSNYEGAFRVPAVIRWPGHIKADQWSNEIVSGLDWFPTLVAAAGNPNITQQLLKGTGPGGMAHKVHLDGYNILPYLEGKEEHSPRKNFFYFDDDGVLVGVRVNNWKYVFCEQRRPGGYEVWSNPLVCLRIPKIYNLRMDPYERADMSSDQYNDWQVHNAYLAIQGQMAAGEFVETFKEYPPSQPPASFTIDPEIIVKAARQAAAQKK from the coding sequence ATGCTTTCAAAGACGAAAATGCTGCGGTGGACGTGCGGCATGCTCGGGATGGTGGCGCTGGTCGGGGGCTGGGCTAGGGATGCCAGTGCGGAAGCCAGTAAGCCGAACATCCTTGTCATCTTTGGCGATGACGTAGGGCAGGCGAACGTTAGTCGCTATACGCATGGTGTGATGGGTTACAAGACGCCAAACATAGACAGTATTGGTGAGCAGGGCATGACGTTCACTGATTACTACGCCGAGAATAGCTGCACCGCCGGCCGTTCTTCTTTCATCACAGGGCAATCCCCGGTCCGCACGGGTCTTTCAAAGGTGGGTGTCCCGGGCGCACCTGTAGGTATCCAGAAACGCGACATCACCATTGCAGAAGCCTTGAAACCTCTTGGCTACGCTACAGGACAGTTCGGAAAGAACCACCTCGGCGATCGCGATGAGTATCTTCCCACCAACCACGGTTTCGACGAATTCTTCGGCAATCTCTATCACTTGAACGCCGAACAGGAACCGGAGATGCCTTATTGGCCAACGGATGATCCGACCTTCTTGAAGGTATATAACCCGCGCGGTGTTCTACACAGCTACGCAGACGGAAAAGTCGAAGACACCGGTCCGCTGAACATTAAGCGCATGGAAACCATCGATGATGAAACAACGGGCTCTGCGATGGACTTCATGGATAAGCAAGTGAAGGCGGGCAAGCCGTTCTTCACATGGATGAACTTCACACGCATGCACATCTTCACGCATGTGCGCCCGGAATATATCGGCAAAGCGGGCCTTGGGAAAGGCTACGAATATGCCGATGGTATGTGGGAGATGGATCAGAACGTCGGCAAGTTGTTGAAGAAGGTGGATGATCTTGGCATCAAAGACAACACCATTGTTCTGTTTACCACCGATAACGGTCCGAATATGTTTACATGGCCCGACGCTGCCATGACACCCTTCCGCAATGAGAAAGATTCCAACTATGAAGGGGCATTCCGTGTTCCGGCCGTTATTCGCTGGCCTGGACACATCAAGGCAGATCAGTGGTCAAACGAGATTGTCTCTGGCCTCGATTGGTTCCCAACCCTGGTCGCGGCCGCAGGAAATCCCAATATCACGCAGCAGTTGCTAAAAGGAACTGGCCCGGGCGGTATGGCCCACAAGGTCCATCTGGATGGTTACAACATCCTCCCGTACCTCGAAGGAAAAGAAGAGCACTCGCCTCGCAAAAACTTCTTCTATTTCGATGACGATGGCGTCCTAGTAGGCGTGCGCGTGAACAACTGGAAGTACGTGTTCTGTGAACAGAGAAGGCCAGGCGGATATGAGGTGTGGTCAAACCCGCTTGTCTGTCTTCGCATTCCTAAAATTTACAACCTACGTATGGATCCTTACGAACGCGCGGATATGTCTTCGGACCAATACAACGATTGGCAAGTCCACAATGCTTATCTCGCAATTCAGGGACAAATGGCTGCGGGCGAGTTTGTGGAAACTTTCAAAGAGTATCCGCCAAGCCAGCCTCCAGCCAGCTTCACAATTGATCCCGAAATCATTGTGAAGGCCGCCAGGCAGGCTGCAGCGCAGAAGAAATAG